Within the Streptomyces sp. NBC_00353 genome, the region GCGGCGCGGCGGTGACCGCGCGCGGCGGCCTGCCGGTACCACTGCTCGGCCTCACCGATGCGCCCGGCGGCAGGACCCGCCACGGGTCCGTCGTCCTTGCGCCCGCCCGCACGGCCCTCCTTGCGCGCACCGGTTCCGGTTCCGGTGCCGTCGGCGGCGCCACTGCGCGCAGGCAGGCCCGCCCCCAGCCCGGCGTCCGCCCCCGGGCGGCCGAACGCGTCGTGCGGGTCGTCGGCAGCCTTGCTCTCCAGGGTGCGTGCCAGGCGGTACGCGGCCTCTCGGTGCCCCTGCTCGGCGGCAGCGCGCAGCCAGCGCTCGGCGCCGACGTCGCTGCGGTGTTCCAGCAGGTCGGCGAGGGCGTACGCGCCCAGCGCATGGCCCTGCTCGGCGGACTGGCGCAGCCAGTACTCGGCGCCCGGCTCGTCGCCACGCTCGCGGTAGTGGCGGCCCAGCGCGTGGGCCGCGGCGGCGGAACCGGCGACGGCGGCGATACGCCACCAGCCGGCCGCCTCGTCGGCGTAGCCGCGCTGGTGCAGGAGGACGCCCAGGTTGTTGGCGGCAGCCCGGTCGCCGTCGGCGGTGGCCGCACGCAGATAGGGCTCGGCGCCGTTCAGATCGCCTCGGCGCAGCAGCAGCGCACCGAGGACGCTCATCGATGCGGTGTCTCCGGCGTCGGCGGCACGACGGTGCCGCGCCTCGCTCTCGGCGGTCTCCGTGCTCTCGGTGTTCTCGATGCCCTGAGTGCTCTCGGCGCTGTGGGACGGCTCCGCGCCCCCGGCGGTCCCACCGTCCTCGCAGGCCTGGACGGCCTCGGCGTCATCCGCGGCATGGGCGGCAAAAGCCGCATCTACCGTGTTTCCCATCTCATGGACGCGCCGCTGCACAAACCGCCCTGTCTCCAACAGAGTTGCCCTGTCCCCCATAAATACCATCGTCCCACCACCTGCAACCCGCGTACACCTGGTATCTCGCGGCCAGTGAGGTCACTTCAGCGTTTTGTCGACATGCCCACAGAGAGATAAGTCAAACACGTTCGGAGCCAACTCGTGCCCCGCGAACCGCACTTCAGGCCCTTTGTGCGAGAAAGTCTCCGCAACACGACGAAGGTCCGGATCCTCGAAAGGATCCGGACCTTCATCTTTTCAGTAGCGGGGACAGGATTTGAACCTGCGACCTCTGGGTTATGAGCCCAGCGAGCTACCGAGCTGCTCCACCCCGCGTCGTTGTGTTCAAACCGTACCACGATGCGAGGGTGGTGCTTTACCCGTTACTACCGGCCGCCGTTCAGCTGCGCTTCTCCGTCTTGGGCTGGGCCGCAGCCGCACGCCGCAGCGCGTCCTCCAGATCCGCCTGGGCCTTGCCGTAGGCGGTCCAGTCCTGCTTCTTCAGGGCTGCCTCGCCTTCGGTGTAGGCCTTCTGCGCATCCGCGATCGCCTGCTTCAGTGCGGCGTCACCGGTGGCCGGTGGCTTCGTGCCCGGTGGCCGGGTGGTCTCCGCCGGCGGCTGGCTGGTGCCGGTTTCCTCCACTCCGAAGACCGCGTTGAGTGCCTCCCCGAGGCTGTTCTCGAAGACGGTCTTCGAACCGTACGAGGCGGCGACCTTGCGCAGCAGCGGATAGTTCTGCGTGCCACCGCGCGTGTACACCGGCTCGACGTACAGGAAGCCGCCGTCGAGCGGCACGGTCAGCAGGTTGCCGTACTCGATGTCGGAATCGGTGCCCTTGAGGTTCCTCACGAACTCGGCGACATCGTCGTTGCCGTTGAGCTCGCTCTGTACCTGGCCGGGTCCCTTCACCGTCGTGGTGACTCTCAACAGCCTTATCGTGCCGTAGTCCTTGCTGGCCGCATCCGCGTCCACCGCCATGAACGCCCCGAGGTCGGGCCGCCCCTTCGGAGTGAAGGTGGTGGTCAGCGAGAACTTCTGGGCCGTCTGGTCGGGCATCTTTATGCTCAGGTAGTACGGCGGGACGGCGCCGGACTCCTTGTTGGTCGGGTCGTCCGGGACCTGCCACGCGTCACTGCCGCTGTAGAACTGTGCGGGGTTGGTGACGTGGTAGCGGGTGAGCAGCTCGCGCTGCACCTTGAACAGGTCCTGCGGGTACCGCAGGTGGTCCATCAGGTCCTTGGGGATGTCGGCCCGCGGCTCCACCGTCCCCGGGAACGCCTTGCGCCAGGTCTTGAGGACCGGGTCCTTGGTGTCCCACTCGTACAGCCTGACCTTGCCGTCGTACGCGTCGACGGTGGCCTTCACCGAGTTGCGGATGTAGTTGACCTGGTTCTGCTGGGCGACGACCGCACGCTGGTTGGTGGTGAGCGAGTCGGCCGTGGTGTCACCGAGCGTCGTACGCGAGGCGTACGGGTACCCGTTGGTGGTGGTGTACGCGTCGACGACCCACTGGATGCGGTGGTTCACCACGGCCGGATAGGCGTCGCCGTCGATGGTCAGCCATGGGGCGACCGCTTCGACTCGCTCCTTGGGCGTGCGGTTGTAGAGAATCCGCGAGCCGTTGCCGATGGCCCCCGAGTAGAGGATCTGCGGCTCACTGAACGACACCGCGTACGCGGCGCGGTTGAAGGCGCTGCCGAGACTGACCCCGCTGTTGCCCTCGTAGCTGGTGGTCTTCTCGCCGTCCTCCTCGTAGTCGAGCTCCTTCTGGGGCCCGCCGACGATGGAGTACTGCTCGGTCTTCTCGCCGTAGTAGATCTGCTGCTCGTACGAGCCGAGCTGGCCGGTGGTCGGCAGACCGGACTCGGTGAAGTCCGGGGAGCCCTTCGGGTTCGTGCCCGTCGTGGTGCCCCGGGCGGCGATGGCGCCGTAGCCGTGGGTGTACGTGAAGTGGTCGTTGATCCAGTTGCGCTTGGGGATGCCCTCCAGATTGAGCTCGCGCAGACCGATGACCGTGTCCTGGTCCTTGCCGGCGGCGTCCTTGTAGCGGTCGACGTCCAGCGTCTTGGGGAACTGGTAGTAGTTCCTCTTCTGCTGGAGCTGCTGGAAGGCCGGGGAGACGACGTTGGGGTCCATCACCCGGTAGCTCGCCGCTTCGTCCGCACTGGCACGGAGCTTCGCGTCGTCGGTCGTGGTGCTCTTGCCCGTGTAGTCGTCCACCTGGGCGTCATCGATGTCGTACGCGTCACGCGTCGCCTCGATGTTCTTCCGGATGAACGGGGCTTCCTTGGCCTGCTCGTTCGGCTGGACCTGGAACTTCTGCACGATCGCCGGGTACAGCCCGCCGATCAGGATCGCGGAGAGCACCATCAGGCCGAAACCGATCACCGGGAGCTGCCAGGTGCGGCGCCACAGCGTCGCGAAGAACAGCACGGCGCAGATCGCGGCGATGCAGAACAGGATCGTCTTCGCCGGCAGGTAGGCGTTGGCATCGACGTAGCGCAGGCCCGTCCAGTTGTCCGTCGCCTTGAAGTCACTGGACTTCACGGCGAGGCCGTACCGGTCGAGCCAGTAGGCCACGGCCTTCAGCGAGACGAAGACGCCGAGCAGCACCGACAGGTGGCCGGTGGCCGCGCCGGTCGCCCGCGCGCCGGGGCTGGTGATGCGGAGCCCGCCGTACAGGTAGTGGGTCAGGGCGGCGGCGATCAGCGAGAGCACCGTGGCCGCGAAGCCGAAGCCCAGCAGGAAGCGGTACCACGGCAGGTCGAAGGCGTAGAAGGACACGTCCAGGTGGAACTGGGGGTCCTTCTGCCCGAACGACACGCCGTTCACGTACATCAGCCACGTACGCCACTGGCCCGAGGCGGACGCTCCGGCGATCAGCCCGACGAGCGCGGTGATCGCGAGCAGCACCCACCTCTTGTACGGGGCCACACTCATCCGGTAGCGGTCCAGGCTCTGCTGCTCCATCGACATCGCGCTCAGCGGCGGCCGGAGCCGGTGCGCGAGCCAGATGTTCACGCCGACGGCGATCGCCATCAGCAGTCCGAAGACGAGGAACAGCCCGATCTTGGTCCACAGGGTGGTGGCGAAGACGGACGAATACGCGACCGACCGGTACCAGAGCCAGTCCGTCCAGAACCCGGCGAACATGACGAACACCATGGCGAGAATCGCCAGGACGCCCAGTGTCATGAGCAGGGTACGGGCGCGCCGGGACGGGCGGCCGACTCTGATCCGTGGCCCGGTCGGGCCCCCGCCGCGGTCCGGCATCTGGAAAGCCAACGTGCGCCCCTCGAAGTTCGCGGTCGTGTGAAGCAGGCCCAGCGATCGTAGAGCCCACCTATGCAACTTACTGAGGCTTTACCTAGTTCCCGTTCCCGGGGCGGAAGGAGGGAGGATGTTGAGCATGTCCAACGTTTCCCCCTCAGGCCCCCCGATGGCCGCGAGCCCCCTCACTGTCGCCGTGCTCGAGATCGACGAGTACGCCTCCGGCCTCGGCTGGGACCAGCCGGCCCGGCTCTTCGCGCTCGTCGACACCGCCAAGCTGCGGGTCCAGGAGCCCGGCCTCGCCGCCCAGCTCGGTCTCGACAGCTCCGATTCGACCACCGCCGCACTCACCCCCATCGAGCAGGAGGAGCTTCCCCCCGGAAAGGCGCTGGACGAGTTCCTCGCCACGATCGCCTGGCCCGACGCGGTCGCCGGCTGCGCCATGACGGTGGAGCGCCTGATGCTGCCGCCGTCCGCCGAGTCCTCCGTACCGGAGGGGCTCAGTGACGCCCAGCTGACCAAGTGGGTCGCCAAGCACCCCGACCGGCAGGAGGTGCGGATGACCGTGGCCGTCCTGCGCAACGGTGCGCGGGAGTCGGCCGTACGGCTCCGGGAGAAGGACTCCCCGACCGAGGTGCTGACCGGCGCCGGCCTGGTGCCGGGGCTGGCCGAGGCGCTGGCCGCCACGTTCGAGTCCTGACCGCAGCGGGCGGTACCGCCCGCTCCCCCGCCAGGGGCGGCGCGGTCAGCCTGCCGAGCAGCTCGGCAGGCCGGCCGTGTCGCCCACGCGGATCTTCTCCAGCGACTTCTTCGCGTCGTCGATCGTCTTCACCTTGACCAGGGTGAGCCCGCTGGGGGTGTCGGAGGCGGCGGCCTTGCAGTTGTCGCCCGGCGTCAGGAAGTACCTGGCGCCCGCGTCGCGCGCGCCGACCAGCTTCATGTTGATGCCGCCGATCGGGCCGACCTTGCCCTGGTCGTCGATGGTGCCGGTGCCCGCGATGAACTTGCCGCCGGTCAGCTGACCGGGCGTGAGCTTGTCGACGATGCCGAGGGAGAACATCAGGCCCGCGCTCGGGCCGCCGACATCGGCGAGCTTGATGTCGATCTCGAACGGGAACGTGTGGTCCGTCCCGGCCTGGATTCCGACGATCGCCCGGTTCTCCTTGGGTGCCTTCTTCGTCTTGATGGTGATCTTCTCGGTGCCCTCGGGCTGCTTGCCGGCCTTCTCGGCCGCTGCCGCCGTCTTGGCCGGGATCACCGTGAAGGTGACGTTCTCCCCCGGCTTGTGCTTGGTGACGAGCTTCGCGACGTCCTCGGGCTGCTTGACCGCCGTACCGTCGACCGCCTTGATCACATCACCGGCGTGCAGCTTGCCCTGCGCGGGGCTGTCCTTGATCACCGTGGAGACCACGACGCGCGACGTCACCGGGATGCCCAGTTCGGTCAGGGCGGCGACCTTGGCGCTCTCCTGGGACTGGCTGAACTCCTCGGCGTTCTCCTGCGTCGACTGCTCCTCGGTCTGGCCACCCGGGTACAGCGTGTCGTGCGGAACGACCACGCCGTCGTGGGCCAGCCAGCCGTAGACGGCCTCGACGAGGTTCATGTTGTAGTCGGCGCCGGTGACCCTGACCGTCGTCATGTTGAGATTGCCGGACGTCTTGTACGTCGGATGCCCGGAGATCTGCAGGACCGGCTCGCCGTCGACCTTGCCGAGCGTGTTCACGGTCGGCCCGGGAGACATCTCCGAATACGGCACTGGGATCAGCACGCCTGCGCAGAGCAGCGCGATGAGGATCAGCGTGGAGGCGAGCATCGTCGCGGTGCGGCGTGGCATGGAACGACAGTACGGGAAGGGTCTCTCAGTGCACCGCCGGGGCCGGTCCGTACGGGGCGGAGGGCCGGGCGTCGTGCTGTGCCGAGTGGCGGGGGTGTCGGCGCCGGGATGAGGATTGGCGACTGCGTACGTTCGGTGGTGCGTCAGGCAGCGTCGGAACCGGAGTCGGTTCTCTCCATCGCTTCACGGAACCGGGCATATCCGGCGAGTTCGGTGACATCACCGGTCGTGCGATTACGGGCGGCCCAGCTTCCCCATATCGCAGCACCGAAAGCAGCGAAAAGCGGAATCAGCAACCAGGCGAGTGCTGCCATCACTACCTCCCCACGCCATGAGCGACCGCAACGAACCGATCAGCAGATTAGTCTTCTGCAGATCCAACGCTCACGGCAGGGGTGCGGTTACGCAAATCGGGGCCGATGTCGCCGGTCCGGTTTGCGCTCAGCAGGCGCCCACCCACTCCTCCGTACCGTCGGAGAACCGCTGGTGCTTCCAGATCGGAACCTCGTGCTTGAGGTCGTCGATGAGCTTGCGACACGCCGCGAATGCCTCCGCACGGTGCGGGCAGGAGACGGCGACGACCACAGCCAGGTCCCCGACCTCCAGCTCACCCACACGATGGACAGCTGCCAGTGCCCGGACCGGGAACTCGGCGACGACCTTCTCGGCCACCCGGCGCATCTCGTCCTGCGCCGACGGATGGCAGGAGTAGCCGAGCCCGCCGACGTCCTGGCCGCCGTCGTGATTGCGCACCGTGCCGACGAAGAGCGCCGTGCCTCCAGCGGCGTCGTCCCCGGCGGCGCGGAAGATCTCGTCGACGGACAGCGGCGTGTCCCGGATCTCCAGCAGCCGGATCGGGTCCTGCGCCGCCTGCTCACCGGGGTGGTCATGGGTGGGTGCCATGGCGCCCATGGTGCCGCACGGCACCGACATCGCGGAATAGCGCTTTCCACCGGCGGGCCGCCGGCCGCCTTGGAGCCTCCTACAGCCACCGGGGCGCCCGGCCCGGTCCTGCCCGGACACACCGCGGCCGGACACGTCTCAGATGCGGCGGCGGGCCTTGCGGGCACGGCGGACCAGGGCGGCGGTGCCGAGCAGCGCCACGGTCGCACCGGCGGCGCCGGCCGCGGTGGCGTCCTTGCGGCCGAGCCTGCGCCCCGCGACGGTGTGGCGGCCCTCGACCTCTTCGAGGAGGGCGGCGAGCACTTCCTCGTTGGTCCACCCGGGACGCCAGCCGGCGTCGTGCAGACGGCTCACGCTGACCACCCAGGGGTGCATCGTGTACGCGAGATCTCCCGCCGGGGACGGGGTGAGGCCGATCCGGTGCAGCCGGGCGGCGGCGCCGAGGGCGACCGCGGAGGGCAGTTCCATCCGGCGGACGCCACTGAGCTCCTCGACCTCCTGCTGTTCCAGCCAGCCGTCGCAGCCGACCGCGAACTCTCCGTCGATCTTCTCCAGCGCGGCGTACTCCAGGGCCGTGACCAGGTCGTCGACATGGCAGAACTGCCAGGTGGGGCGCGATCCGGCGACGACCAGGAGGCGCGGCGACTCGAAGTAGCGGGTCAGCGCCGTGTCCGTACCGCCGACCAGGACAGTGGGGCGGACCACGGTCACGTTGAGGCCGGGATGGGCGCGGGGTGCGCGACGCCCGAGCCGTTCGATCTCCAGGAGGTCGCCGACGCCGGTGGCCTCCGCCGTGGCACGCAGTTCGGCGTCCTCGGCGAGCGGGATGTCGTTGTCGGGAAGCGCCCCGTAGACCATCGCCGAGGTGCAGAGCACGACCCGGTGGACCCCCACGGCCGCGGCGGCCGTCAGCACGGTCTGGGTGCCGCGGACGTTGTACGCGGTACGGGCGGCGGGGTCGGTCTCCAGGTCGAGATCGAGTGCCAGGTGGACGACGACGTCCGCGCCGCGCAGCTTCTCGGCGATGGCGGGATCCCGTACGTCGAGGATGTGCCAGATCGCCTCGGAGACCTCGCCGCGGCGCTCGTCGATGGCGATGACCTGCTTGATCTCCTCGGAAGCCGCGAGGCGCGCGGTGAGCAGCTCACCGACGCCGGTCGCGGCACCGGTGACCGCGACGACGGGGCCGCGGCTCTTGGAGCGGCTCTTCGAGGGTTTGCTCTCGGGCGAAAGGTCGGCCAGGTTTCGCGCTGCGCGAACCTGAGGATCTGGGGAACTCACCGGGCGTCTCCAGCGGTTGTCTTCAGTACGTACCCGAATGACGCGTACGTACCAGGTGGCGTCCATCCTGCCGCAGGCCGGGAGTCGGCGGAGCACTGAGGCCCCGAGCGGGCTTGGTGTCTACGCTGGATGGTGATGTCGGGCAGTCGCCGTCGGTTCGAGCCGGCGGCCCTACGAGCCGAGGAAACCCGTGAGTGACACCCCATTCGGATTCGGCCTTCCGCCGGAGGAGCCGGAAGACGGCGACGAGGGCAAGAAGAAGGACCCCGCCGGAGGTGGGCAGGGTTCGGGCGGGCCTGCGAACCCGTTCGGCTTCGGGCCGGGCGCGGGCGGGGACAACCCGTTCGCGGCGATGTTCGGCACGATGAACCCGAACGACCTGGGAGCCGCCTTCCAGCAGCTCGGCCAGATGCTGAGCTACGAGGGCGGTCCCGTGAACTGGGACATGGCCAAGCAGATCGCCCGCCAGACGGTCGCCCAGGGCACCCCGGACGGCACGAAGGACGCGAGCGTCGGTCCTTCGGAGCGGGCCGCGGTCGACGAGGCGCTGCGGCTGGCCGACCTCTGGCTGGACGGCGTGACGTCGCTGCCGTCCGGTTCCGTCTCGACCGTGGCGTGGAGCCGTGCGGAGTGGGTCGAGGCGTCCCTCCCCGCCTGGCAGAAGCTGGTCGACCCGGTGGCTGAGCGCGTCGGCCTCGCCATGGGCGATGTGCTGCCCGAGGAGATGCAGGCGATGGCGGGCCCGCTGATCGGCATGATGCGGTCGATGGGCGGCGCGATGTTCGGCCAGCAGATCGGGCAGGCCGTGGGCGTGCTGGCGGGCGAGGTCGTCGGCTCGACCGATATCGGACTGCCGCTGGGCCCGGCCGGAAAGGCCGCGCTGCTCCCGCTGAACGTCGAGAGATTCGGCAAGGACCTGAGCGTGCCGCAGGACGAGGTGCGGCTGTATCTCGCCCTGCGTGAGGCCGCCCACCAGCGGCTCTTCGCCCATGTGCCGTGGCTGCGCTCGCACCTGTTCGGCGCGGTCGAGGGGTACGCGCGCGGCATCAAGGTCGACACCAGCAAGCTGGAGGACGTGGTCGGCCAGTTCGACCCGTCGCAGCCCGAGCAGCTGCAGGACGCCCTTCAGCAGGGCATGTTCCAGCCGGAGGACACGCCGGAGCAGAAGGCCGCGCTGGCCCGGCTGGAGACGGCGCTCGCGCTGGTCGAGGGCTGGGTCGACGCGGTGGTGCACGAGGCCGCGAAGGCCCGGCTGACGTCGGCCGACGCACTGCGCGAGACGATGCGCAGGCGGCGCGCCTCCGGTGGTCCGGCCGAGCAGACCTTCGCCACGCTGATCGGCCTCCAGCTGCGGCCTCGGCGGCTGCGGGACGCCTCGCGGCTGTGGGCGTCGCTCACGGACGCACGCGGTCTCGACGGTCGTGACGCGCTCTGGGCGCACCCGGACATGCTGCCGACCGCCAACGACCTGGACGACCCGGACGGGTTCGTGCACCACGAGCAGCTGGACTTCTCCGAGCTGGACAAGATGCTCGGCGAGGCCGCGAAGGGTACCCAGACGCCCGCGGACGACCAGCGCGACACCGGTGACCGGGGCGACGCGGACGGCAAGGGCGGCAGCGACAGCAAGGACGACACCGACCAGTGAGCCTGTACGACGACGCAGTCCTCGTACTGAAGAAGTACGAGTCATCGGCCGACCCGGACCAGGAGCAGCTGCGCCAGGTCTATCTGGACCATCTGTCGCGGCACCCGGACGGCATGTGGAAGGCCTGCGGGGCCGGGCATCTGACGGCCAGCGCGCTGGTCGTCGATCCGGAGCGCGGCCGGGTTCTGCTGACGCTGCACCGGAAGCTGCAGATGTGGCTGCAGATGGGCGGGCACTGCGAGCCCGAGGACGGGACGCTGGCTGCCGCGGCGCTGCGTGAAGCCACCGAGGAGTCCGGCATCAGCGGTCTGACCCTGCTGTCGGGCGGCCCGGTGGTGCTGGACCGGCATGCGATCCCGGCACCCTGTCACTGGCATCTCGATGTGCAGTACGCGGCACTGGCTCCGTCGGGCGCCACGGCGCAGATCAGCGACGAGTCGCTGGATCTGCACTGGTTCCCGTACGACGAGGTGGCCGAGGTGGCCGACGCCTCGGTCGTACGCCTGGTCGCGCGCACACGCGCGGCCCTGGAGAACGGCCGGCAGCTGTAACGGACCGCAACGGGTAAGGGGCGGCCTCCCAGGAGGCCGCCCCTTACCCGTGTCCATGCGGTGCGGCTCAGTTCCAGGCGTTGTTCTGGTTCTGGCCGTGCGCTCCCTGCTGGCCCATGCCGTACTGGGCGCGCAGGCCCTGTCCGATCTGGGCGCTCTGCGGGGGCAGCACCTCGCTGGGCTGGACCAGGGCGAAGCCCTGTCCGAGGAAGCTCAGCTCCCAGCCCTCGCCGGTGTTGCCGCGCCGCCGCCAGACCCCGGAGGAGTGCGTCTGGGCCTGCATCTGCACCCGCAGCGAGCTGGACCAGGCGATGATCGCATCGGCGTCGACATTGACGTACTTGTCGGGTGTGACCTGCATCATCAGCGGCTGGCCCGAGGTCATCAGGGCGACCTTGCCGGTGCCGGAGATGTTGAGCTGGTACTTGCCGGTGCCCGAGATGCCGTACTGGCTGTCCACGGCGATGACCTCGGTGTGCAGCGACGAGTCGAGCGCCAGGACGTAGGCGCTGTCCACCGTCATGCCGTCGTGGTCGACGTCCACGACGTGGACGTACTGCGCCAGGTTGGCGAGGTAGACGGTGCCCTGCCCGGAGCAGCGCATCAGGTCGAGGCCCTCACCGGTGGTCGCGCGGGCGCGGCGCTGCCCGTGCGACTGGTACTCGCCGTCGAACTCCATCAGCCCCTGGTAGGCGACCATGGCGCCCTTGCGGGCGAGGACGTCGTCGCGACCGGTCAGCGAGACCCGCAGGAGCTGCGGGTTCTGCACGGTGTACCGCTCCTGGGACTGCTGTTCCGTGTAGCTGAAAAGCGGACTCTGCATGGTGTGTTCTCCCTCCCCCTCAGTTCCGGATCCGCAGGCGGTCCGTACTGTCCTCGCTCGGCTGGACGACGACGATGCCCTGGCCGGAGAACGCCATCTGGTACGCCTCGCCGCTTCCGCGCCCGATGAGCGACGAGGCCTTGAAGCTGCGCTTGCCCTTCACCTTGAGGTTCGGGGACCACGCCACGAGGGCGTCCGGGTCGACGTAGGTCTCGTCGTCGCCGCGTCCGCAGTCCACGACGATCGGCGTGCCGCGCGAGGTGATGGCGACCCAGCCGGTGCCGGCGATGCAGACGTTCCACAGGCCCTGGCCGGCGAACTTGGCCAGCCCCTTGACCCGCTCGACGCCCCAGGTGAGGTGGCCGTCGAAGGCCAGGACGTTGGTGCCGTTGACCGAGAGCGAGTCGTTGTTGAGATTGATGACGACCACATCGGCGCCGTAGTCGGCGAGGTAGAGCAGCCCGTCACCGGCGCACTTCATCAGGGGCGCGCCCTCGCCGGTGATCCACTGGGAGGCGATCTGACGGACGGCGGGCGGATTCGGTTCGTACTGGATGAAGCCCTCGTACGACACCATCGAGCCGGTACGCGCATAGAGGTCCTGGCCGGTGGCCATGGCGACCTTGAGCATCGTGCGGCCGTGGTTCTCCATCCGGGCCGTGACGGGGGTCGGGGCGAAGCCCGCGAGTTGCTGGTTCATGACGGGCTCCCTCAGACCTCGTAGGGCTGGACGACGATGAAGTTGCCGGGCGCTCCCCGGAACTGGAGGTTCACGGTCTCTCCGCTGTGCCCGGGGTACGCGTTGCGGCGCAGTCGGACCTGGCTGGAGATGATCACCTGGGACGCCGACGACCAGGCCACGATGGCGTTGCAGTCGGCGAACGTGGTCGGCGTGACCGGCAGGACGACGGGAACCCCGTGGGTCTTGACGATGACCGTCCCGGTGCCCTGGAACTGCATGGTGAACAGGGCGCCACCAGGGATGCCGTGGCCCTCGATCCTGCGGACCTCGTGCTGCAGCGACTCGTCGAAGGCGAGAACGCTCTCCGCCGAGACGCAGATGCCGTCGCCCTGGAGCTCGATGGCGTGCAGATGGGAGCCGTCCTCGGCGAGGAAGACCTGCCCGCGGCCGGTACAGCGCATCAGCTGCATCTCCTGGCCGGTGGCATTGCCGACGATGCGGCCGGCGAAACCGGCGCCCTTGTAGCTGAAGTCGACCTTGCCCTGGTACATCACCATGGAGCCCTGGCGGGCGAGCACCGGCGTACCGCCCATGGTGAGGTCGACCCGCATGAGCTGCTGGTTCTGCGGGGTCCAACGCTGGCCGGTGGCCGTCTCCTTGTACGGCTGGAGCGCGGCCTGCAGGCCGGCGCCGGCCGCCTGCGGCACCCCTTGCGGTACGCCCTGGGGCATGCCGGGGGGCTGCTGCCCGTACGGAGCCGGAGCCTGCTGCCCGTAGGGGGCGGCGGGCACGGGCTGGCCCGGGACCTGTCCGAACTGCGGCTGCTGGGGCGGCTGGCCCGGCTGTCCGTACGGAGCCGGGGCGGGCGCGGGCGGTGGCACGGTGCCACCCATCGGCGCCATCGGCGCCGCGATCGTCGGCGCGGCATGCATCTGCTGCTGCGGGGTGGGCGCCTGCGCGGCCGGGGCCCCGAAGGACGGGGCGGGCTGCGGGACTTGGGAGGCCTGCGGGGCGGCCGGAGCACCGAAGGACGGGGCCGGGGCGGTCGCCTGCGGCGGCGGGGCGAACGACGGGGCGGCTGCCTGCTGCTGCGGCGCGGCGGGCGCCTCCTCGGCGACCTCACCGCCGAAGTTCTTCAGCAGCGCGTCGAGGCCACCGTCGAAGCCCTGGCCGACGGCCGCGAACCGCCAGACGTCCTTCAAATAGAAGTCGCCCAGCATCACCGCACGCTCGGTGGTGAACTCGGAGCCGGTGAAGGCGTACCTGACGACTTCCTCGCCACCCGCGACGATCCGGATGTACCCAGGACCGACCTGCGACATCTGCCCCGCACCGTCGATGGTCGCGGTGAACGACAGCTTGTGGATGTTCGCCGGAATGCGGTCCAGAGTGACGCGGAACGACTCGGTGTCACCGGCCTGGGCGCCGAGGAGCTGAATGGACTCCTCGGGCGACTTCGGCTGATTGAAGAAGATGAAATACCGGTCGTCGGAGAGCTGCTCGTTGGCATCGAGGCCGAAGCAGCTGATGTCAAAGGTCAGTCCCGGGCCGGAGATCTGCACACCTACGTACAGGTCCGTCCCCGGCGTGAGATCGCTGATCTTGGCCTTGTGGCCGCGTTGGAATTCCCTTGCCATGCGTAACGACCGTCCCCCATCCCGAATGTGAATGCGTCGCGCCAGGCTAGCCGCAAACTCCGACATTGAGCTGAGTCGGTACACACCCGGTACAGAAT harbors:
- a CDS encoding UPF0182 family membrane protein, translated to MPDRGGGPTGPRIRVGRPSRRARTLLMTLGVLAILAMVFVMFAGFWTDWLWYRSVAYSSVFATTLWTKIGLFLVFGLLMAIAVGVNIWLAHRLRPPLSAMSMEQQSLDRYRMSVAPYKRWVLLAITALVGLIAGASASGQWRTWLMYVNGVSFGQKDPQFHLDVSFYAFDLPWYRFLLGFGFAATVLSLIAAALTHYLYGGLRITSPGARATGAATGHLSVLLGVFVSLKAVAYWLDRYGLAVKSSDFKATDNWTGLRYVDANAYLPAKTILFCIAAICAVLFFATLWRRTWQLPVIGFGLMVLSAILIGGLYPAIVQKFQVQPNEQAKEAPFIRKNIEATRDAYDIDDAQVDDYTGKSTTTDDAKLRASADEAASYRVMDPNVVSPAFQQLQQKRNYYQFPKTLDVDRYKDAAGKDQDTVIGLRELNLEGIPKRNWINDHFTYTHGYGAIAARGTTTGTNPKGSPDFTESGLPTTGQLGSYEQQIYYGEKTEQYSIVGGPQKELDYEEDGEKTTSYEGNSGVSLGSAFNRAAYAVSFSEPQILYSGAIGNGSRILYNRTPKERVEAVAPWLTIDGDAYPAVVNHRIQWVVDAYTTTNGYPYASRTTLGDTTADSLTTNQRAVVAQQNQVNYIRNSVKATVDAYDGKVRLYEWDTKDPVLKTWRKAFPGTVEPRADIPKDLMDHLRYPQDLFKVQRELLTRYHVTNPAQFYSGSDAWQVPDDPTNKESGAVPPYYLSIKMPDQTAQKFSLTTTFTPKGRPDLGAFMAVDADAASKDYGTIRLLRVTTTVKGPGQVQSELNGNDDVAEFVRNLKGTDSDIEYGNLLTVPLDGGFLYVEPVYTRGGTQNYPLLRKVAASYGSKTVFENSLGEALNAVFGVEETGTSQPPAETTRPPGTKPPATGDAALKQAIADAQKAYTEGEAALKKQDWTAYGKAQADLEDALRRAAAAQPKTEKRS
- a CDS encoding PPA1309 family protein, with translation MLSMSNVSPSGPPMAASPLTVAVLEIDEYASGLGWDQPARLFALVDTAKLRVQEPGLAAQLGLDSSDSTTAALTPIEQEELPPGKALDEFLATIAWPDAVAGCAMTVERLMLPPSAESSVPEGLSDAQLTKWVAKHPDRQEVRMTVAVLRNGARESAVRLREKDSPTEVLTGAGLVPGLAEALAATFES
- a CDS encoding YlbL family protein produces the protein MPRRTATMLASTLILIALLCAGVLIPVPYSEMSPGPTVNTLGKVDGEPVLQISGHPTYKTSGNLNMTTVRVTGADYNMNLVEAVYGWLAHDGVVVPHDTLYPGGQTEEQSTQENAEEFSQSQESAKVAALTELGIPVTSRVVVSTVIKDSPAQGKLHAGDVIKAVDGTAVKQPEDVAKLVTKHKPGENVTFTVIPAKTAAAAEKAGKQPEGTEKITIKTKKAPKENRAIVGIQAGTDHTFPFEIDIKLADVGGPSAGLMFSLGIVDKLTPGQLTGGKFIAGTGTIDDQGKVGPIGGINMKLVGARDAGARYFLTPGDNCKAAASDTPSGLTLVKVKTIDDAKKSLEKIRVGDTAGLPSCSAG
- a CDS encoding molybdenum cofactor biosynthesis protein MoaE: MAPTHDHPGEQAAQDPIRLLEIRDTPLSVDEIFRAAGDDAAGGTALFVGTVRNHDGGQDVGGLGYSCHPSAQDEMRRVAEKVVAEFPVRALAAVHRVGELEVGDLAVVVAVSCPHRAEAFAACRKLIDDLKHEVPIWKHQRFSDGTEEWVGAC
- a CDS encoding SDR family oxidoreductase, translating into MSSPDPQVRAARNLADLSPESKPSKSRSKSRGPVVAVTGAATGVGELLTARLAASEEIKQVIAIDERRGEVSEAIWHILDVRDPAIAEKLRGADVVVHLALDLDLETDPAARTAYNVRGTQTVLTAAAAVGVHRVVLCTSAMVYGALPDNDIPLAEDAELRATAEATGVGDLLEIERLGRRAPRAHPGLNVTVVRPTVLVGGTDTALTRYFESPRLLVVAGSRPTWQFCHVDDLVTALEYAALEKIDGEFAVGCDGWLEQQEVEELSGVRRMELPSAVALGAAARLHRIGLTPSPAGDLAYTMHPWVVSVSRLHDAGWRPGWTNEEVLAALLEEVEGRHTVAGRRLGRKDATAAGAAGATVALLGTAALVRRARKARRRI